The Sporosarcina luteola genome contains a region encoding:
- a CDS encoding TraR/DksA C4-type zinc finger protein, translating into MLTNEQKTELKASLLEMKSQLQKTESETDIRDSAREEVGELSTYDNHPGDMGTELFEREKDLALHVHAGDESDKVEHALNALTNGTYGYCEVCKNEIPFERLEALPYTTYCIDHTPERDIPNDRPSEKDILIMANPNTFADRRDSTGRESNERDSEDSFQEIAKSGTSETPSDFIGDHDDYNTLYDDKILDGAVEEVEEFISTDITGETRGFVRSEISEEYEEELDDVGLESPIGDIPYHLSDGYTDDK; encoded by the coding sequence ATGTTAACAAACGAACAGAAAACTGAACTCAAAGCAAGTTTGCTTGAAATGAAATCACAATTGCAGAAGACGGAAAGTGAAACGGATATTAGAGATTCTGCTCGCGAAGAAGTCGGCGAGTTATCTACCTATGATAATCACCCTGGAGACATGGGAACTGAGCTTTTCGAAAGAGAGAAGGATCTAGCCCTGCATGTCCATGCGGGAGACGAATCCGACAAAGTGGAACATGCTTTGAATGCTTTAACAAATGGAACATACGGCTATTGTGAAGTATGTAAAAATGAAATTCCCTTTGAAAGGCTGGAGGCACTTCCCTACACGACGTACTGTATAGATCATACGCCTGAGAGGGATATTCCGAACGATCGACCATCGGAAAAAGATATTTTGATTATGGCCAATCCCAACACCTTCGCAGATAGAAGAGATAGCACTGGAAGGGAAAGCAATGAAAGAGACAGTGAAGACAGCTTTCAAGAAATAGCCAAATCGGGCACTTCGGAAACACCTTCCGATTTTATAGGAGATCATGATGACTATAATACTCTTTATGATGATAAAATATTGGACGGCGCGGTGGAAGAAGTGGAGGAATTCATCAGTACAGATATCACAGGCGAAACAAGAGGATTTGTAAGGTCGGAGATATCAGAGGAATATGAAGAGGAGTTAGATGATGTAGGCTTGGAATCACCTATCGGGGACATCCCGTATCATCTAAGTGACGGCTACACAGACGATAAATAA
- a CDS encoding 1,4-dihydroxy-2-naphthoate polyprenyltransferase encodes MQHTIKADSGWRIWWQLTRPHTLTAAFAPVFLGTMIALTHGKLHFPLFFAMLIASLFIQMATNMFNEYYDFKRGLDNENSVGIGGTIVRNGVKPITVLLIALALYAVSVLIGIYICMETSWTLALVGAISMLIGYLYTGGPLPIAYTPFGELVSGVVMGMLLILIAFYIQTGIVTTDAVLISIPSMLLVAAIMLANNIRDLEGDKEGGRKTLAILVGRSNAITILASFFIVSYCWIIILIALGYLTPWALLVFLSVRKPIDAVVTFRTHLLPLQVMPAMKNTAVTNTLFGLLLGIGILIGHYL; translated from the coding sequence GTGCAACATACTATTAAAGCTGATTCCGGGTGGCGAATATGGTGGCAGCTTACGAGGCCACATACGTTGACTGCGGCTTTCGCTCCGGTATTTCTAGGTACAATGATTGCTTTGACTCACGGAAAACTGCATTTTCCGTTATTTTTCGCCATGCTGATTGCGAGCCTTTTCATACAGATGGCTACCAATATGTTCAATGAATATTACGATTTCAAACGCGGATTGGACAATGAAAACTCTGTTGGCATCGGCGGGACAATCGTTCGGAATGGCGTCAAGCCGATAACGGTATTGCTCATTGCTCTAGCGTTATATGCAGTTTCAGTTCTCATCGGGATTTATATTTGCATGGAAACTTCCTGGACGCTAGCCTTAGTTGGGGCCATCTCAATGCTGATCGGTTATTTGTATACCGGCGGACCACTGCCAATCGCCTACACACCTTTTGGAGAGCTAGTTTCAGGTGTGGTCATGGGAATGCTACTGATTCTGATTGCCTTCTATATCCAAACGGGCATAGTAACGACAGACGCAGTGCTCATTTCCATTCCAAGCATGCTCCTTGTCGCTGCTATCATGTTGGCAAACAACATCCGTGACCTGGAAGGTGATAAAGAAGGCGGCAGGAAGACGTTAGCCATTCTAGTCGGAAGATCCAATGCGATTACAATCCTTGCTTCATTCTTTATCGTCTCTTATTGTTGGATAATCATACTGATAGCTTTAGGTTATCTCACCCCGTGGGCTTTGCTCGTATTTCTTAGTGTCCGTAAACCGATAGATGCGGTTGTCACCTTCCGCACACATCTGCTGCCATTGCAGGTCATGCCTGCCATGAAGAACACAGCTGTCACAAATACGTTATTCGGTTTATTATTAGGTATCGGCATCCTAATTGGACATTATCTATAA